AGACTTTAGGATGAGTGACCCACTCCACATCATATGAATGCTTGGAATGGAAGATTACACTAAACTGAAATTATTTCATACTATAGGGCTTATAAGTTTTACCACAAACCCAGTGTCATTTTGGGGTTCATCAAAACAAATAGAGTCAAGCAACAGATGCATCAACTTGATACTCTCCTGACTTGTGCATTTCTTCCCCTTTCATGTCTTCATCATAATCACCCTCATCCCAAATCGTTTTATCCTCACAGGACCCATATGCCCAACTACACAGtaaaaaatacaagaaattAACCACGCTCATGACGGTAAGAACCAAATAGTAGTAATCATAGTGACCCTGGTTGAGGTTGCTTGAAACCCAACTGACTCCCCATTTCTTTGTCACATCATTCATAACAGTCACTATGAGACTCCCAAGCAAACTTCCTAGTCCAAACCCAAGTGTGAAAAGAGCCACAGCAATGCTAGCCATGCTCTTTGGGAACTGAGAGTAGTAGAATTCTATCTGCCCTATGACATTGAACGCCTCGGCTAGTCCACTCAAGCAGTACTGTGGCACTAACCACCTTGCAGACATAGTCACTACGCCATGCTCGTTGTTTGCAAAGCCTTCTTTGATTGCAGTGCTTCGTCTATGCCTCTCCACCTCTGCGGCCACTGTGGTTGCGAAGCAAGAGAGTACTAGCCCTGCACCTATTCGTTGCTTGCGAGTCAATCCACGAGGCCTCTTTGTGTACTTTGATATCAATGGAACTAGAAGCCTGTCGTAAATTACCACCCATATTGTGAGAGTGAGAATTCCAAAGATGGAGAAGGATGCTGCTGGGAGTTTCATGTGAGGGAAGATATGCCTCTCCATGGTGCCTGCTTGGACGGCAGGAAATGAGTTTTGGTTCATGACCACCCCAATAATAATGCCGGTGGACCATATCGGCAGGACGTTGATGAGTGCCTTCAGCTCCTCTACTTGTCTAACGGTGCACAAACTCCATGGATCTTTGGCCAACCCATCAGGGCTTAAGTCCTTCTCAGCATTTGTAATCATGCAGGCTTTGTTCAGATAACTGAAAAATACACATAAATGCATATCGATCGTCACTAAATAAATTAACTTGCGTTTAGTTACCAAATTATAGTATGATCCCGGCCGGCCATCATGCatgattattaattttaaagtataaattaaattagagTTAAGACTTTGTGACCACGTTAAAGCAGACGAAATAACTAAAGAGTGAGACTTGAACTACCTATGATCACTTACACGTTCATTATTACATGCAAATTGGAGTTAAAATTATCCAATTTCTTCAGCAAATTACTACTCGATCGAGTCTTAGATGGGACTCGTAATGGCTTGAGCGTCGACCATATGTGAATGCTTGCTAATAGCATAATACTAATTAACATGTTGACATGTTGTTAATATAGAATATACGAGTGCCTAATGAAAATGCATAATTaaccacaaaataaaagatGAAATATAGGATGATATATACCTGAGTTTGTTGGTTGGGGTGACAAGCTTGGAACCTCTGAGAATATACCATCCATCAGAATTCGTCGGCTGCAAGTTTAAGTGCCTGTTTTTCCAAGCTGCAGCAATCACTTGCAGAAATCCAGCAGACAATTTCTTGTTTGCAGACACTTTGACATACACGGAAGAACCAAGTAAAAAGGAGATAGTAGACACCAACATGACTCCTGCAGGAACTCCAAAACCCACAACCCAGCCAGCTGAGTCTTGAATGTAAACCATAACTGTCACTGCAATCATAACTGAGAGACCAACTGATGCATAGTACCAATTGAAGAAGATCTGCATGATGCTAGCATTCTTCGGGTTTTCAGGATTTTCCATTTGGTCTGCACCGAAGGCCATGGAACAAGGTTTGATACCGCCAGATCCGATGGACATTAGGACAAATGAGAACAACAAAAGCAAAAGCTGAGCCGGCTTTGGTGAATGGCATTTTTCTCCAGATAGCATATTACAATGGACTGGCCTTGCTTTTGGGAATATTGCTGTACACCATAATATAACTATTCCCTGTAATAACAAAAATGATACTTACATGTAGTTTCATCGATCATATAAACTTATTGGCAACTGTTGATTATGATAGAGCAATAGAACTTGCTTACAAGTAGGCTAATGATAGTTCCCAAAGTGATCACACGAAACCGACCCAACCAAGAATCAGAGAGAAAAGCCCCAATGATAGGCGTTAAATACGATAGGGATGTCCACAAAAACAGAATGCTCGCTCCAGTGGCTACCTCCAAGTGATATTCATACATCAAGTAGAAGATCATATTTGCTTGAAGACCAATGCTCGCAACCTTTTCAAGTGCCTCATTTGCTGCACATATGATGTTCACATTACACACTATTTCTCAAAGGAAAACAAAGTTCTTGAACTTACCATACACTTGAGAAAGTTCTTACTTATTATGAAAGGCATGGTTCTAAGGCCACCCAGCTTCTTGCTTGTAACTTCAGCTTTGGGTTGCTCCATAATTTCTCTTACAACCATCAATCTTTCTATCAGACTGAAATGTGTATACAATCAAAGATAGAGAGAACATGGagatttaaaaagaaaagggCTGACATCTATTTAGTCCCTTAACTTTGGTTTATTCATCTGTTTAGTCCTTCTCTTTCAATTTTAATCTATATAGTCCCTCATGTTTTAAATTCAATTCCCAAAGTCCACTCCATCTGAGTCCATCGTTAGGTTAGATGATGTGGCCGTCAACTCGATCTACCAAGTCAGTGTCATGTCACACGAAAATAATGTTAACTAACCAAATTACCCCAATTCTCAATTACTATCTAGGTTTGAAACTCATACCATCAATTTGGCTATCAGACCCGTAATCCTAGAATCTAAAGTTGGTCTATTGTTTCTAATTTGCTAGCGATGGTATCCCCAAACCCGATTGCAGGGTGACTGAAATTGGTAGCCGAAACCAACTCATTCCAACCAAGATAGTAGCTTTCGAATTAGAACAAGGTCGTCGAAGACAAAGCAACAATGATGGTGAAGAACATCAAGGCATGGGTTCCTCCACAAGGAGTCTCGATAGATTACGATGAATCTCTAATATATGTTGtcaaatatatgattttcgaattgaATAAATTGAGATGTTTCATAAGTTAGGATTTCTGGGCTCATGAAGAATTGTTCAAGGTTGAGAATTGGTGAACTAAAGACCTGTAGTGTGATTGTTTCAATGAGTATTGTTTGATAGAAGTTATGTTTTCCCACAACTTTGGGGCTTTAAAGGTTTTGGAGTTTATCAGATTTAGGTACATGTTAGATaggacttcttcttcttctttttgataAAATCTTGCTATTGATTTGGAGGGTCTTCATATGGTATGTTATTTCGCAAGAGAAGATTATAGGGTTTCAAAAGCTACTACAAGATAGTGACGTGATGTTAATATTTctgatgttgttgttgaagcTGGTATATTGTAGACAATTAGctcaaaaaatattataaagaTATTGTTATTGGTTAATCTTGTTGAGTTGGAGTTTTTAGATTATCTTGCTGCAAATTCTATAGACATTGATCTTCTTCCAATAAAATGAAAGTGTGGATCATGAATTATGGTTTTGTTCGAGGGTTTTCGATTATGTCAGCTTgtagtttttcttttattcatatttagaAATTCTTGTGGGTTCTTGGCTGCTATACAATTTTTGCCAAGGTTTATTTGAActatttggaaaggaagatggttgaaaaaaaaatggaattgAGTGATGGGTAATTTGGTCAGTTAACATTATTTCCGGGTGACATGGCACTGACTCGGAAGAGTTGATGGCCATATCATCTAACCTCAAATCTGACGAAATTAGCTTTTGGGATTGAATTTGAAACATGAGGGACTATATAGATTAAAACTGAATGGGAGGGACTAAATAGATTAGTAGACCAAAGTTGAGGGAGTAAACTGATGTTAACCCAAAAGAAAATGACTTGTGGTCTCACTTATATTTAAAAGGAAAATGATTTGTAGTCTAATTAAGGCCTATAATTTATGGCATCAATTGCATTTTACCTCCATAATTAAtgtcattatttttttttttgaattaaaaAGTCAACCAATTATATTGAGTAAGCATAATCAAGATAACACACCCCTAGGGGGCGATAGAAAGAGTTATCGATTGATCCTAAAGTCTATACAAAACTAGCTAATATGGCCACGACTCACACACTTTTTTAGCATTGTTTATAACACTTAAATAACAAGTCTAAGCtaatgtagaaaaaagattaaAAGGTAACAACCACACCAACTTAGACATgccctcaaattcaaaaagacTAATAAAACTTGACAAATATAGGTTGCTCCACCTCTACCGTCTTCTTGGCCACATGCTGCACTTCAACCATCATCCCATCAGGATCTAGTAATTCCTGCTCGAGTAGAAGCCCAACAATCTGACCCAATAAGATGAGAGCCCAAACACAACACTCATTCCAAGCAAAAACCCAAAACGGTGAGGTTACAACATCGCCACCGTCAATTGGTTTTGTCAGAGTGAGGCACCAATAACTCCACCAAAGCTTCAATCAAATTCAGATTCGATCAGCCGCAAAACGGCCgaccaaaaaacaaagaagttCACTAGCCCCGTTACCCGTCTCAAGCTACCAAAAAGACGTTTCACTCCTCCAACATCACCTTTAAAGATCTTTGCTTGCCCCGAAAAAATATCTAAACTCGTCAAGGCACGGCCTGAAAACACCACCGTCACCGACTTCCCAAACCAAGCCATGAGATCCACCAAAAACAGCCGTATACATCTCTTGCCGAAGAACCATGCCGTAGTGTGAGAAACAGATCCTCCCCACCACCACATAACCACCACACTAGCACTAAACCCCCCGCACGGGCCCGGATCGGGCAGAGCTCCATTGTTAAGGCCAACAAAGAACCCCAGAAAAAAGCAAATCAAGATCATCTGCATGAAGCCAATAGACTGCATACGATGTCCAAGGAATTAACCAACCAAGAAAGGGAGCCGGTCAATGAGTATAACCCTTCCTTTCGCACCCAAACCCACACAAGTTGTCTCAGCGAGACAAGAAGGAGAGATTGTGATACGAGGACGAGAGGAGAATTGGGATCTGGCCATGGCGGATTGAAGATGTTTTTCGACTCCTAGCGCGCGGCGCTAGAGAGAAAGAGGCTGAAtatggttttatgttttggtttaaattaatgTCATTAATTAAATTCTTTATCTATAAGGAAATTTTATCAATTGAAATTACAAGATCATGATTTCACAGGATATATGGCATGACACTTAGGATTAAGACCACAAATCCTAAGGAGCTTCTTTATTTCAGGAAAACCCAAATTCGgaataataaattgaataaaatgatttaattactttcattttttattattaaaaatataataaataacaTTATTAATCCTCATGATTATCAATTGAAAAGCtacatataattttttataaatggCGGTTAGGACTTGAGAGAAAAAATCGTTCAATAGATGTTATAATTTTTCGTGTTAACTTTACTATTTTTTGagtttcaaatcaatgaatgaaaaaaaacaatattattaattatgaatttatgagtgaaagagaaaattaatttgagaagataGATTATGTAATTATCAAAAAAATTTGAGTGGTTtataataattgaataaaagtataatttgaaatatattaatgaataataaattgatttgatatctaataatgatatattgattatgGACATTTTCAGAAAAATATGGATgtctaaataacattttaaatatttgtaaaaataaaagagaagttTATTAAGTGAGGAGGTTTAAATACCATTTTTAGATGTATGACTAGAAGTTACCTTACTAATTTCAATTGCTTTCTGCCGTGGTATCTTCATTTCTGGATCTAGACATGCACAACATAGTTTTTAACAATGATAAGTTTTTCGTAGCAGTCCCAATATACATACTTGGTGATTGGTGCTATGCTAAATATTCCAACAAGACAACATTGTCTTATTAAAGTACGTTTATTATCAGCGAAACATGAAGGCATCATTTTTGTCCGTTAATTAAGTCGAATAATCGAGACATCAAACTGCCAGTTTCTTATTCGATATATAGGGATTGAATCAACATCATCCCGAtttaaataaaagagaaaatgaaGCCATCCCTTAGCAATGAAAAACACGTACCGTCTATACATAGTACCTTATTAAACATGCAGTCTAGCTAACATTCATTCGACCAACCAACTAAAAAGTCCTTGTCCATAGAGATTGAGACTCATATGACCTAACATTCTTGGTCAAGtttgattattttattttaaattttttattcttcGTTTTAAAGTTCGATTAGGACTGTGAAACAGAGAGTTCGACTAGGACTCCAACGTTATATGCATTGATAATCATATATTGTAGATAACATATGTAGTTTATACTTTGTATATTAGAGTTTGACACCCTCGGCTTTCACTGTGTTAGGAATCTACGGTTTCCTTGTTGTTACCTACGCAGTGGCCGGGGTGTTTG
This genomic interval from Argentina anserina chromosome 1, drPotAnse1.1, whole genome shotgun sequence contains the following:
- the LOC126793560 gene encoding protein NRT1/ PTR FAMILY 1.1-like, with the translated sequence MVVREIMEQPKAEVTSKKLGGLRTMPFIITNEALEKVASIGLQANMIFYLMYEYHLEVATGASILFLWTSLSYLTPIIGAFLSDSWLGRFRVITLGTIISLLGIVILWCTAIFPKARPVHCNMLSGEKCHSPKPAQLLLLLFSFVLMSIGSGGIKPCSMAFGADQMENPENPKNASIMQIFFNWYYASVGLSVMIAVTVMVYIQDSAGWVVGFGVPAGVMLVSTISFLLGSSVYVKVSANKKLSAGFLQVIAAAWKNRHLNLQPTNSDGWYILRGSKLVTPTNKLSYLNKACMITNAEKDLSPDGLAKDPWSLCTVRQVEELKALINVLPIWSTGIIIGVVMNQNSFPAVQAGTMERHIFPHMKLPAASFSIFGILTLTIWVVIYDRLLVPLISKYTKRPRGLTRKQRIGAGLVLSCFATTVAAEVERHRRSTAIKEGFANNEHGVVTMSARWLVPQYCLSGLAEAFNVIGQIEFYYSQFPKSMASIAVALFTLGFGLGSLLGSLIVTVMNDVTKKWGVSWVSSNLNQGHYDYYYLVLTVMSVVNFLYFLLCSWAYGSCEDKTIWDEGDYDEDMKGEEMHKSGEYQVDASVA